The following proteins come from a genomic window of Deltaproteobacteria bacterium:
- a CDS encoding PPC domain-containing protein: protein MACHKSGSPKADGGAVDAGPVCATNDDCADGEVCDSATGRCSACKSSGQCKPHQLCQAPARNEPLACVYAEGYGDDCKLNDDCPAGQLCHQGLCLPSSEVTTCPTGACPSGQRCNKANLVCEENSGCFTDDDCQTTEVCNTATHACDLRCTADNVDTVCAAGQKCANGRCAQCGQDSDCPGGLTCDTAAGTCTNGNTCFSDRDCQVPLVCNPTTSQCTQPPPPCVSDEQCKVGYMCDLASGRCALAGCQPDAYEPDNHSQATAAAIGPGPVITVNSLSLCGGEQDFFSFAMLQGDIVQVVVNADALAATTFDTALLDPQGRVIGSGDLAVNAQADSDGTYAVRVHSSDDGETYSLRVTIDHTASSCQNDAYEPNDTFAQATHVVPPGLNTLAICAGDHDWFSIDVPASLGVNIAESSDPLQGDLDLYVYASDGTTLLGQSATSNATELVQLGPSKVAGARAYALVQGGDARSENQYTLSVVYRTDEPDAGPVDAGPVDAGDVDGGASDAGQADAGNSDAGSDGGPSDGGG, encoded by the coding sequence GTGGCTTGCCACAAGTCCGGCTCCCCCAAGGCCGACGGCGGCGCGGTCGACGCAGGCCCGGTCTGCGCCACCAACGACGACTGCGCGGACGGCGAGGTCTGCGACAGCGCCACCGGCAGGTGCAGCGCGTGCAAGTCGAGCGGCCAGTGCAAGCCGCACCAGCTCTGCCAGGCGCCCGCGCGCAACGAGCCGCTCGCGTGCGTCTATGCCGAGGGCTACGGCGACGACTGCAAGCTCAACGACGACTGCCCCGCGGGCCAGCTCTGCCACCAGGGCCTGTGCCTGCCCTCGAGCGAGGTGACGACGTGCCCCACCGGCGCGTGTCCGTCCGGCCAGCGCTGCAACAAGGCGAACCTGGTCTGCGAGGAGAACTCGGGCTGCTTCACCGACGACGACTGCCAGACCACCGAGGTCTGCAACACGGCCACGCACGCGTGTGATCTGCGCTGCACCGCGGACAACGTGGACACGGTCTGCGCCGCGGGTCAGAAGTGCGCCAACGGCCGCTGCGCCCAGTGCGGCCAGGACTCGGACTGCCCCGGCGGCCTGACCTGCGACACCGCCGCCGGCACCTGCACCAACGGCAACACCTGCTTCTCCGATCGCGATTGCCAGGTGCCGCTGGTCTGCAATCCCACCACCAGCCAGTGCACCCAGCCGCCGCCGCCGTGCGTGTCCGACGAGCAGTGCAAGGTCGGCTACATGTGCGATCTCGCCTCGGGCCGCTGCGCGCTCGCGGGCTGCCAGCCCGACGCGTACGAGCCCGACAACCACAGCCAGGCCACGGCCGCCGCGATCGGCCCCGGTCCGGTGATCACCGTGAACAGCCTCAGTCTCTGCGGTGGCGAGCAGGACTTCTTCTCGTTCGCCATGCTCCAGGGCGACATCGTGCAGGTCGTCGTCAACGCGGATGCGCTCGCGGCGACCACGTTCGACACCGCGCTGCTCGATCCGCAGGGGCGCGTGATCGGTTCGGGCGATCTGGCGGTGAACGCCCAGGCCGACTCGGATGGCACGTACGCCGTCCGCGTGCACTCCTCCGACGACGGCGAGACCTACTCGCTGCGCGTGACGATCGATCACACCGCGTCGAGCTGCCAGAACGACGCCTACGAGCCCAACGACACCTTCGCGCAAGCCACGCACGTGGTGCCGCCGGGCTTGAACACGCTCGCCATCTGCGCGGGTGATCACGACTGGTTCAGCATCGACGTGCCCGCTTCACTGGGAGTGAACATCGCCGAGAGCTCGGATCCGCTGCAGGGCGATCTGGATCTCTACGTCTACGCGAGCGACGGCACCACGCTGCTCGGGCAGTCCGCCACCTCGAACGCGACGGAGCTGGTGCAGCTCGGGCCGTCGAAGGTGGCGGGCGCGCGCGCGTACGCGCTGGTGCAAGGCGGCGATGCGCGCAGCGAGAACCAGTACACGCTCTCGGTCGTCTACCGCACCGATGAGCCGGATGCGGGTCCGGTCGACGCAGGTCCGGTCGATGCGGGCGACGTCGACGGCGGCGCGTCCGACGCAGGCCAGGCCGACGCAGGCAATTCCGACGCGGGCAGCGATGGCGGCCCGTCCGATGGGGGTGGGTGA
- a CDS encoding transglycosylase domain-containing protein produces the protein MRKLLALVMGVVFLLALGVPASYLVLARDLPPLWSRDEVVHTMKIFVEGQRQQQFAGVNSQLVEPFVSLGEDELSAPLVNGALAASGCPDYFGPVKEDGSAWLGRVVSFGMGNGYGSPGPGRCELLFADRLAIALGLPSGPHRALAAYEIHQSLTPRELIDLELSVRYFAPGILGVRAASKRLMGKEPKALNVAETAELLLAEVDYDEVWRCKNPTLLKIKRNNVIEEMAGFNLLPRPEAERAKNQSLRCLGRPG, from the coding sequence ATGAGAAAGCTGCTCGCGCTGGTGATGGGCGTGGTGTTCCTGCTCGCGCTGGGCGTGCCCGCGAGCTACCTGGTGCTCGCGCGCGACCTGCCCCCGCTGTGGAGCCGCGACGAAGTGGTCCACACCATGAAGATCTTCGTGGAGGGCCAGCGGCAACAGCAGTTCGCGGGCGTGAACAGCCAGCTGGTCGAGCCGTTCGTGTCGCTGGGCGAGGACGAGCTCTCCGCGCCGCTGGTGAACGGCGCCCTCGCGGCCTCGGGCTGCCCCGACTACTTCGGGCCCGTGAAGGAGGACGGCTCGGCCTGGCTCGGCCGAGTGGTGAGCTTCGGCATGGGCAACGGCTATGGCTCACCCGGCCCCGGACGCTGCGAGCTGCTCTTCGCCGACCGCCTGGCCATCGCCCTCGGCTTGCCCAGCGGGCCGCACCGCGCCCTGGCGGCCTACGAGATCCACCAGTCGCTCACCCCGCGCGAGCTCATCGATCTGGAGCTCTCTGTGCGCTACTTCGCCCCGGGCATCCTGGGCGTGCGCGCGGCGAGCAAGCGGCTCATGGGCAAGGAACCCAAGGCGCTGAACGTGGCGGAGACCGCCGAGCTGCTCCTGGCCGAGGTCGACTACGACGAGGTCTGGCGCTGCAAGAACCCCACGCTCCTGAAGATCAAGCGCAACAACGTGATCGAGGAGATGGCGGGCTTCAACCTCCTGCCGCGGCCCGAGGCCGAGCGCGCCAAGAACCAGTCCCTGCGCTGCCTGGGCCGGCCGGGCTGA
- a CDS encoding DsbA family protein, which yields MAERSSLVRLQKEFDIELDWHGYELHPDTPPGGIALVEKFGPRIHAMHKNLEQFAKGFGVTDMKLRERSPNTRRALAVAEYAREQGKLEAFRQRAMDAHWTQGKDLESDVDLRALATEAGLDPDAAVAASNDPKYLARIDARREQAEEVGITGIPTFVIGNRAVVGCQPYEVLAKFAEVCGAKRKS from the coding sequence ATTGCGGAGCGAAGCAGCCTGGTCAGGCTGCAAAAAGAATTCGACATCGAGCTGGACTGGCACGGCTACGAGCTGCACCCGGACACGCCGCCGGGCGGCATCGCGCTCGTCGAGAAGTTCGGGCCGCGCATCCACGCCATGCACAAGAACCTCGAGCAGTTCGCCAAGGGCTTCGGCGTGACGGACATGAAGCTGCGCGAGCGCTCGCCCAACACGCGCCGCGCGCTCGCGGTGGCCGAGTACGCCCGCGAGCAGGGCAAGCTCGAGGCCTTCCGTCAGCGCGCCATGGACGCCCACTGGACCCAGGGCAAGGACCTCGAGTCCGACGTCGACCTGCGCGCGCTGGCCACCGAAGCCGGGCTCGATCCCGACGCCGCCGTCGCCGCGTCGAACGATCCCAAGTACCTCGCGCGAATCGATGCGCGCCGCGAACAGGCCGAAGAGGTGGGCATCACCGGCATCCCCACGTTCGTGATTGGCAACCGAGCGGTCGTCGGCTGCCAGCCGTACGAGGTGCTCGCGAAGTTCGCCGAGGTCTGCGGGGCGAAGCGGAAGAGCTGA
- a CDS encoding transposase, translated as MRHQKKRLRSAEQLRPDVVEKRKAFWRLIRRVPVHKLVFLDESGLNASMTRSHAWVKKGTEFIERTPMNWGKNLTLLGAIRLTGWVVLTTMFASTNKPRFVKWLRSKLLPRLKRGDVLVLDNLQAHHDDRVATLCAARGIRVIYLPPYSHDFNPIESGWALQKQHVRKHAPRDRIMLRRVARRARFRVKPRHCRQWFHHSGYAVQPK; from the coding sequence ATACGTCATCAAAAAAAACGGCTCCGGTCGGCAGAGCAGCTCCGGCCCGACGTGGTCGAAAAGCGCAAAGCCTTCTGGCGGCTGATTCGCCGGGTTCCCGTGCACAAGCTGGTCTTCCTCGACGAATCGGGCCTGAACGCGTCGATGACCAGGAGCCACGCCTGGGTGAAAAAGGGCACGGAGTTCATCGAGAGGACGCCCATGAACTGGGGCAAGAACCTCACCTTGTTGGGCGCCATCCGGCTCACCGGTTGGGTCGTACTCACCACCATGTTCGCGAGCACGAACAAGCCGCGCTTCGTGAAGTGGCTTCGTTCGAAGCTGCTTCCCCGACTCAAGCGCGGCGACGTGCTGGTACTCGATAACCTTCAAGCGCATCACGATGACCGCGTGGCGACGCTGTGCGCGGCTCGTGGAATCCGAGTCATCTACTTGCCGCCGTACTCGCACGACTTCAATCCCATCGAGTCGGGCTGGGCCCTCCAAAAGCAACATGTCCGCAAGCACGCGCCGCGCGACCGAATCATGCTCCGCCGGGTAGCGCGGCGCGCTCGGTTTCGCGTGAAGCCACGGCACTGTAGACAGTGGTTCCATCATTCTGGATATGCGGTTCAACCCAAGTGA
- a CDS encoding VWA domain-containing protein, with protein sequence MRRFFVALILAVAVSACGGDKLTHVPAPGTHTEVFPQNAASKIDLLWVVDNSGSMADKQAKLAASFQRFIDAFAAGAIDYRIAVTTTDVFADVPGSAGNFYGTPTVIKPTDDDPLQEFQINVKVGTNGSGNEEGLQGAKLALDKVNAANAGTYAAYNLCSTSCTTSTDRNCVATCQAQHEPDFLRPDAYLYVVFVSDDEDHSDDEPIHYARYLQTVKGLGNEAMVAASAIVGDPSGPPCDARAGVKYADVAQYTGGIFGSICDSTFDQNLTNIAQNAVGLQRHFLLGANPQLTPTNTLALQINYRCDTPQGELTGCQSVTSNCSGAAGSTLGLACIPPQSTQVPVDADHPEGFTHGWTYACADNSITFHKDATGDSVPGLRSQLAVTFLVSSTVQCSP encoded by the coding sequence ATGCGTCGCTTCTTCGTGGCACTGATCCTCGCGGTGGCCGTGTCTGCATGCGGGGGCGACAAGCTCACCCACGTGCCCGCCCCCGGGACGCACACCGAGGTCTTCCCCCAGAACGCGGCGTCGAAGATCGACCTGCTCTGGGTGGTCGACAACTCCGGCTCCATGGCCGACAAGCAGGCCAAGCTCGCCGCGTCGTTCCAGCGCTTCATCGACGCGTTTGCGGCAGGCGCGATCGACTACCGCATCGCGGTGACCACCACCGACGTCTTCGCGGACGTGCCCGGCTCGGCGGGCAACTTCTACGGCACGCCGACCGTCATCAAGCCCACCGACGACGACCCGCTCCAGGAGTTCCAGATCAACGTGAAGGTGGGCACCAACGGCTCGGGCAACGAGGAAGGCCTCCAGGGCGCCAAGCTCGCGCTCGACAAGGTGAACGCCGCCAATGCCGGCACCTACGCGGCCTACAACCTGTGCTCGACCTCTTGCACCACCTCGACCGATCGCAACTGCGTGGCCACCTGCCAGGCGCAGCACGAGCCCGACTTCTTGCGGCCCGACGCGTACCTCTACGTGGTGTTCGTGTCCGACGACGAGGATCACTCGGACGACGAGCCCATCCACTACGCGCGCTATCTGCAGACGGTGAAGGGCCTGGGCAACGAGGCGATGGTGGCCGCGTCGGCGATCGTGGGCGATCCCTCGGGGCCGCCGTGCGACGCGCGCGCGGGTGTGAAGTACGCCGACGTGGCCCAGTATACCGGCGGCATCTTCGGCTCGATCTGCGACTCGACGTTCGATCAGAACCTCACCAACATCGCCCAGAACGCGGTGGGCCTGCAGCGCCACTTCCTGCTCGGCGCCAACCCGCAGCTCACGCCCACCAACACCCTCGCGCTGCAGATCAACTACCGCTGCGACACGCCGCAGGGCGAGCTCACCGGCTGCCAGAGCGTGACCAGCAACTGCAGCGGCGCGGCAGGGAGCACGCTGGGCCTGGCCTGCATTCCTCCCCAGTCGACCCAGGTGCCCGTGGACGCCGATCACCCCGAGGGCTTCACCCACGGCTGGACCTACGCCTGCGCCGACAACTCCATCACCTTCCACAAGGACGCCACCGGCGACAGCGTGCCGGGCCTGCGCTCGCAGCTCGCGGTGACCTTCCTGGTGAGCTCGACCGTCCAATGCAGCCCCTGA
- a CDS encoding choice-of-anchor D domain-containing protein, with protein sequence MLGALALVGVFACSGQKVQAVQPQMVATQGPLAFGNVPVLNAKKLPFSVQNLGRAPLTIKSLALAAGTDPAFSLSGELPPTVAAGATEIVEVVYTPPAEAPATGTLHLETDDPTTPSLDVQLTGAGSTKASIAVHPTAHPDAGSVDFGRVGEGQVQLAGVDIVSSGTADLIVDGLALSGDTDITFQSSARTPVTVPVGQTLTLQMEFAPPEGAPTPSNTTLTVHSTDPDHQTVTLPLTGTVNRAPIASIADPGPLAPGQTVQLDGSASNDPDGDDPIAFLDSNGGPGWTLARAPVNSQAVVAPGDQAKPSVTLDLPGQYVVRLVVTDKTGLQTLHPAEQTLVAKPAQALVVELVWDNPDTDLDLHFLPHGAQLDGPEDCWANNKVPTLPTATDGGPILARDALDHFGPEEMTWASPVAGTYDVDVDFYSNHGSATPATTATVRVYVFGEVVAEYSRQIPDQGHVWSAATVDWPGGTVTKIDTLQ encoded by the coding sequence ATGCTCGGCGCGCTGGCGCTGGTGGGCGTTTTCGCGTGCAGCGGGCAGAAGGTGCAGGCTGTGCAGCCGCAGATGGTGGCCACGCAAGGGCCGCTCGCGTTCGGCAACGTGCCGGTGCTCAACGCCAAGAAGCTGCCCTTCTCCGTGCAGAACCTGGGGCGCGCGCCGCTCACCATCAAGTCGCTCGCGCTCGCCGCGGGGACGGATCCCGCGTTCAGCCTGAGCGGCGAGCTGCCGCCGACGGTCGCTGCGGGCGCGACCGAGATCGTCGAGGTCGTCTACACGCCGCCGGCGGAGGCGCCGGCCACGGGCACGCTGCACCTCGAGACGGACGACCCGACCACGCCCTCGCTCGACGTGCAGCTCACCGGCGCGGGCTCGACGAAGGCTTCGATCGCCGTGCACCCCACGGCGCATCCGGACGCGGGCTCGGTCGACTTTGGCCGCGTGGGCGAAGGCCAGGTGCAGCTCGCGGGCGTGGACATCGTGAGCTCGGGCACTGCGGACCTCATCGTCGACGGGCTCGCCCTCTCCGGCGACACGGACATCACCTTCCAGAGCAGCGCCCGCACGCCCGTGACCGTGCCCGTGGGCCAGACGCTGACGCTGCAGATGGAGTTCGCGCCGCCCGAGGGCGCGCCCACGCCCAGCAACACCACGCTCACCGTGCACTCCACGGATCCGGATCACCAAACGGTTACATTGCCGTTGACCGGCACCGTGAACCGCGCGCCCATCGCGTCGATCGCGGATCCGGGGCCGCTCGCGCCCGGGCAGACCGTGCAGCTCGACGGCTCGGCGAGCAACGATCCCGACGGCGACGACCCCATCGCCTTCCTCGACAGCAACGGCGGCCCGGGCTGGACCCTCGCGCGCGCGCCCGTGAACTCGCAGGCGGTGGTTGCGCCGGGCGATCAAGCGAAGCCGTCCGTGACGCTGGATCTGCCCGGCCAGTACGTCGTTCGCCTGGTGGTCACCGACAAGACCGGCTTGCAGACGCTGCACCCCGCCGAGCAGACGCTGGTGGCCAAGCCCGCGCAGGCGCTCGTCGTCGAGCTCGTTTGGGACAACCCGGACACGGATCTCGATCTGCACTTCCTGCCGCACGGCGCGCAGCTCGACGGCCCCGAGGATTGCTGGGCCAACAACAAGGTTCCCACGCTGCCGACCGCGACCGACGGCGGGCCGATCCTCGCCCGCGACGCGCTCGACCACTTCGGCCCCGAGGAGATGACCTGGGCCAGCCCGGTGGCCGGCACCTACGACGTGGACGTGGACTTCTACTCGAACCATGGCTCGGCAACGCCCGCCACCACTGCCACGGTGCGCGTGTACGTCTTCGGCGAGGTGGTCGCCGAGTACAGCCGCCAGATTCCGGATCAGGGCCACGTCTGGAGCGCCGCCACGGTCGACTGGCCAGGCGGCACCGTCACCAAGATCGACACCCTGCAATGA
- a CDS encoding IPT/TIG domain-containing protein, giving the protein MGASGIKRVLLLAALALAGCHSTPSQTHNPVDAGTTFVPDAGPPQCTVSCHEVPDAGVDAGYQAQPLTITAVVPHRAPITGGTSVQITGSGFMQTFAGDATQAPAQSTLLVGGNPALDYTVISDGIAEFTAPPGNAGAVDVVLSNPNGTATCPGCFTYYAPVLLQSVAPTNGPLAGGTVVTLVGKGLTADTVVLFGDKTATGVTVDATSGNLTATTPPGESVGSVDVRVFNPVGTSSLLQAFRYTGPPLLTASSPAGGPIAGGTAVNLQGRGLADLTACSIGPNAATLLIQDDAHAQLVAPPGAEGSFDISCTAAAGTTTLKRAYTYFDPTNTSLRLIGIGPTHGPPTGGNVVTLVGGGLASVTTVTFGGQPATIVAEGANLLVVQAPPGPARTDVDVAIDSGATLTAGYHYNLAIADVRPAHGPAHGGTPLQLDGAGLDANVLVTVGGRAITNEAATSAQLLTGRAPQGEGGAALVRASSPTDPEDFCELPGGYTFDVPLGVGAVVPASGSIAGGTFVTVFGDGFAAGTVVSFGGHRAKDITIVDSHTITAHTPAGSVGSVTVSATLSTELASVADGFSYIDTTNAGGGSSGGPLDGTINITVLDDTFTQYGQPVVGAFVILGNDPSTPFQGTTDQHGQITFSDPALIKAQTVSVSKNGYQSVTVVDQASQNLTVFIGQDDGTGGAPGSGSPGPTPVDISGQVHGFKAPHVLQPYEHEECHVAVAPHSVYDAPPLGSPDQPQPGERSVLTADGQTYSRIVYPGLYAVYAIYGIVDERTGVFTPVLMGLARDIEVSDTHPAQHQDIVLDMHLDYSAPVSITNALPIPGLDAPAANDVYPFLDLGGEGVVPLQYSESFTPDLLVTGLPEVDGSNLIFINATNVNGSPASFFFRRQPGDVRSGITLGPMLGLITFTQPTVDNPAFTGTLSWTYGDGPPPDMAQVQIIKLTPVGTVTLWTVVLPGAATTLTLPGSAVQSLLDREPPGEQLEVIVIADRAPRFDYNHWTYGDLGQLSWTSFSYDVVATQLPDAPDGGGP; this is encoded by the coding sequence ATGGGCGCCTCCGGCATCAAGCGCGTGCTGCTCCTGGCTGCGCTCGCACTCGCGGGCTGCCACAGCACACCTTCGCAGACGCACAACCCGGTCGATGCGGGCACGACCTTCGTCCCCGACGCGGGGCCGCCGCAGTGCACCGTGAGCTGTCACGAAGTTCCGGACGCGGGCGTTGACGCGGGCTACCAGGCGCAGCCGCTCACCATCACTGCCGTGGTGCCGCACCGCGCGCCGATCACCGGCGGCACCAGCGTGCAGATCACCGGCTCGGGCTTCATGCAGACGTTCGCCGGGGACGCCACGCAGGCGCCCGCGCAGTCCACGCTGCTCGTGGGCGGCAACCCCGCGCTCGACTACACCGTCATCAGCGACGGCATCGCCGAGTTCACCGCGCCGCCGGGCAACGCGGGCGCCGTGGACGTGGTGCTCTCGAACCCGAACGGCACCGCGACCTGTCCCGGCTGCTTCACCTACTACGCGCCGGTCTTGCTGCAATCTGTCGCTCCAACGAATGGACCGCTTGCGGGCGGCACCGTGGTCACGCTGGTGGGAAAGGGCCTCACCGCGGACACGGTGGTGCTCTTCGGTGACAAGACCGCGACCGGCGTCACCGTCGATGCCACGAGCGGAAATCTGACCGCGACCACGCCGCCTGGCGAGAGCGTGGGCAGCGTCGACGTGCGCGTGTTCAATCCGGTCGGCACCTCGAGCTTGCTCCAGGCCTTCCGCTACACCGGCCCGCCGCTGCTCACCGCGAGCTCCCCTGCAGGCGGACCCATCGCCGGCGGCACGGCCGTCAACCTCCAGGGCCGCGGGCTCGCGGACCTCACCGCCTGCAGCATCGGCCCCAACGCCGCCACGCTGCTCATCCAGGACGACGCGCACGCCCAGCTCGTCGCGCCGCCGGGCGCCGAGGGCAGCTTCGACATCAGCTGCACGGCAGCCGCGGGAACCACGACGCTGAAGCGCGCGTACACGTACTTCGATCCGACGAACACCTCGCTGCGACTCATCGGCATCGGGCCGACGCACGGGCCGCCCACGGGCGGAAATGTGGTGACGTTGGTGGGCGGCGGGCTCGCGAGCGTGACCACCGTGACCTTCGGCGGCCAGCCCGCGACCATCGTCGCCGAGGGCGCGAACCTGCTCGTGGTGCAGGCGCCGCCGGGCCCCGCGCGCACCGACGTGGACGTCGCCATCGACTCGGGCGCCACGCTCACCGCCGGCTACCACTACAACCTGGCGATCGCGGACGTGCGGCCCGCGCATGGCCCCGCACACGGTGGAACGCCGCTCCAGCTCGACGGCGCTGGCCTCGACGCGAATGTGCTGGTGACCGTCGGCGGACGCGCGATCACCAACGAGGCGGCGACGAGCGCGCAGCTCCTCACCGGCCGCGCGCCGCAGGGTGAAGGTGGCGCCGCGCTGGTGCGCGCGTCGTCGCCGACGGATCCGGAAGACTTCTGCGAGCTCCCTGGCGGCTACACCTTCGACGTCCCGCTCGGCGTGGGCGCCGTGGTGCCGGCCTCGGGCTCGATCGCGGGCGGCACCTTCGTGACCGTGTTCGGCGACGGGTTCGCGGCAGGTACCGTCGTCAGCTTCGGCGGCCACCGCGCGAAGGACATCACCATCGTGGATTCGCACACCATCACCGCCCACACGCCCGCGGGCAGCGTGGGCAGCGTGACCGTGTCGGCGACGCTCTCGACCGAGCTCGCCAGCGTGGCCGATGGCTTCAGCTACATCGACACCACCAACGCGGGCGGCGGCTCCTCCGGCGGCCCGCTCGACGGCACGATAAACATCACCGTGCTCGACGACACCTTCACCCAGTACGGCCAGCCGGTCGTCGGCGCGTTCGTGATCCTCGGCAACGATCCCTCGACGCCGTTCCAGGGCACGACCGATCAGCACGGCCAGATCACCTTCTCGGATCCTGCGTTGATCAAGGCGCAGACGGTGTCGGTCTCGAAGAACGGCTACCAGTCGGTGACCGTGGTGGACCAGGCCTCGCAGAACCTCACCGTCTTCATCGGCCAGGACGACGGCACCGGCGGCGCACCCGGCAGCGGCTCTCCGGGGCCCACGCCGGTGGACATCAGCGGCCAGGTGCACGGCTTCAAGGCGCCACACGTGCTTCAGCCGTACGAGCACGAGGAGTGTCACGTGGCGGTGGCGCCGCACTCCGTCTACGACGCGCCGCCGCTCGGTTCGCCCGACCAGCCCCAGCCCGGCGAGCGCAGCGTGCTCACCGCCGACGGCCAGACCTACTCCCGCATCGTCTACCCGGGCCTGTACGCGGTGTACGCCATCTACGGCATCGTCGATGAGCGCACGGGCGTCTTCACCCCGGTGCTGATGGGCCTGGCGCGCGACATCGAGGTCTCCGACACCCACCCCGCGCAGCACCAGGACATCGTGCTGGACATGCACCTCGATTACAGCGCTCCCGTGTCCATCACCAACGCGCTGCCCATCCCCGGCCTGGACGCGCCCGCAGCGAACGACGTGTACCCGTTCCTGGACCTCGGCGGCGAAGGCGTGGTGCCGCTCCAGTACAGCGAGAGCTTCACGCCGGATCTCCTGGTCACCGGCTTGCCCGAGGTGGACGGCTCGAACCTCATCTTCATCAACGCCACCAACGTGAACGGCTCGCCGGCGTCGTTCTTCTTCCGCCGGCAGCCGGGCGACGTGCGCAGCGGCATCACCCTCGGGCCCATGCTCGGGCTCATCACCTTCACCCAGCCCACCGTGGACAACCCGGCCTTCACCGGCACGCTCTCCTGGACCTACGGCGACGGCCCACCGCCCGACATGGCCCAGGTGCAGATCATCAAGCTCACGCCGGTGGGCACGGTGACGCTCTGGACCGTGGTGCTGCCCGGCGCGGCGACCACGCTGACCTTGCCCGGCTCGGCGGTGCAGAGCCTGCTCGATCGCGAGCCGCCGGGTGAGCAGCTCGAGGTGATCGTCATCGCCGATCGGGCGCCGCGCTTTGATTACAACCACTGGACGTATGGAGACCTGGGACAGCTCTCGTGGACGAGCTTCAGCTACGACGTGGTGGCCACCCAGCTCCCCGACGCGCCCGATGGCGGTGGACCATGA
- a CDS encoding transposase, whose protein sequence is MSEAYTIELRRRVVEAHERGDGSYRVLAERFSIGEATAKRWVWQFRRDGTLTPRKKGGGNRSDISVAVLERIVAELGDGNADEITAAYNRGRRGKARRHVSSIKRALYRAGYVIKKNGSGRQSSSGPTWSKSAKPSGG, encoded by the coding sequence ATGTCCGAGGCATACACGATCGAGTTGAGGCGCCGAGTTGTCGAGGCGCATGAGCGCGGCGACGGCTCGTACCGCGTTCTCGCCGAGCGCTTCTCAATAGGTGAGGCGACGGCGAAACGCTGGGTCTGGCAGTTCCGGCGAGATGGTACCCTCACGCCCCGAAAGAAGGGCGGAGGCAACCGCTCGGACATCTCAGTTGCTGTGTTGGAGCGCATCGTCGCGGAGCTCGGTGACGGCAACGCGGACGAAATCACGGCGGCGTACAACCGCGGGCGGCGCGGCAAAGCTCGTAGACATGTGTCGAGCATCAAGCGAGCGCTGTACCGCGCGGGATACGTCATCAAAAAAAACGGCTCCGGTCGGCAGAGCAGCTCCGGCCCGACGTGGTCGAAAAGCGCAAAGCCTTCTGGCGGCTGA